In a single window of the Acyrthosiphon pisum isolate AL4f chromosome X, pea_aphid_22Mar2018_4r6ur, whole genome shotgun sequence genome:
- the LOC103309981 gene encoding dynein heavy chain 3, axonemal-like, translating to MNNYRAKNTEKCPDQISEDAGGRPPLFSSHSECTPISHQIHRKLPSMSIGRNYRLRLDKKLREINKLNETTMSIKILDEDRHLLHCPRQKSKSKIKKPHKTNTTTPDYKFPGVVPLADVLSGKYHKNKAKQREQEKIAKKIKNTMIKAQILPTNFIGPSLHACNAMSPDEQLNVLRGMWKKQENVEISMRKEDIETIKYYLNEGIPSDFYNPFPEQVLENIKENRIEPNLLKKYYFVTAYMESEIRQNYDTACKTIILNYLLMDPDELNRIGITNYYRPDYSTMQIRGPIPWHQTAITQRDQLRHNLYIFNDTILMLNTIWKKYSKGYIFSIENLKKEGLPITPSSLQDFLDKSCDKFRNKLVNEWIAECAELFLKTKESYRDLLLTHGINETKYKIKKFFDCVATIMSRQLRQIVFKSLKQFMKTILEYKNGNVIDSEYKDKMFINLPFFILRAVVPNQNSIQISFEPTREECLNLLLSIPRKIIKTVQDIPRVEQLLLTKQLKGDSTMVLKNIYETEEDVQNMLIEVGNVLENNFPGPETYITCYKSYYYLLNGTETKAFDKFFSSDPFPLLNEFNEWVIKFMTINEDILKLRDRVELNLITLDVSEQIISG from the exons atgaataactaccGTGCCAAAAACACCGAAAAGTGTCCGGACCAGATTTCTGAAGATGCAGGTGGACGCCCCCCGTTGTTCAGTAGTCATTCTGAATGTACTCCGattagt CATCAAATTCATCGGAAGCTTCCGTCGATGTCCATTGGACGCAACTATAGACTACGACTCGATAAGAAATTACGCGAAATCAACAAGTTAAACGAAACGACTATGAGTATTAAGATATTAGACGAAGATCGTCATCTATTACATTGTCCACGTCAAAAAAGCAAATCCAAAATCAAAAAACCACATAAGACGAATACCACAACTCCAGATTACAAATTTCCCGGTGTCGTGCCTCTAGcg GATGTATTGTCCGgaaaatatcacaaaaataaaGCAAAGCAGAGGGAGCAAGAAAAAATcgcaaagaaaattaaaaatactatgatAAAAGCACAGATATTACCTACaaa TTTTATCGGACCATCATTACATGCTTGTAACGCAATGAGTCCAGATGAACAATTGAATGTATTGAGAGGTATGTGGAAAAAACAAGAAAACGTAGAAATCAGCATGCGTAAAGAAGACATTGAAACGATTAAGTACTATTTGAACGAA GGTATACCTAGTGATTTTTATAATCCGTTTCCAGAACAAGTATTAGAAAACATAAAGGAAAATCGTATTGAACCGAAtctattaaaaaa gtattattttgTGACGGCATATATGGAAAGTGAAATACGACAAAATTATGACACTGCTTGCAAAACAATAATCCTAAATTATTTACTGATGGATCCAGATGAACTAAATAGAATtggaataacaaattattatagaccTGATTATTCTACAATGCAAATCAGAGGTCCGATTCCGTGGCACCAAACAGCTATTACTCAGAGGGATCAGCTAAggcataatttatatatttttaatgatactaTTTTAATGTTGAATACTATATGGAAAAA GTATTCTAAaggttatattttttcaatagaaaatttaaaaaaagaaggaTTGCCTATAACCCCAAGCTCCTTACAAGATTTTTTGGATAAATCATGTGATAAATTTCGGAACAAATTAGTAAATga gtggATTGCGGAATGTGCTGAGTTATTTCTGAAAACAAAAGAAAGTTATCGAGATTTATTACTAACACATGGGATAAATGaaacaaagtataaaattaaaaagttttttgattGTGTTGCCACTATTATGTCCAGGCAGTTGagacaaattgtatttaagtcTTTGAAACAATTCATGAAGACAATACTTGAATATAAG AACGGAAATGTAATAGATTCTGAATATAAAgacaaaatgttcataaatctGCCATTTTTTATTCTACGAGCAGTAGTTCCTAACCaaaattcaattcaaatatCATTTGAACCTACGCGTGAAGAATGTTTAAATCTTTTATTGTCAATCccgagaaaaataattaaaacagtaCAAGATATACCAAGAGTTGAACAACTACTGTTAAccaaac aACTGAAAGGTGATTCtactatggtattaaaaaacatttatgaaacTGAAGAGGATgttcaaaatatgttaattgaAGTTGGTAATGTTCTAGAAAACAATTTTCCAGGGCCAGAAACTTACATCACATGTTATAAATCCTACTACTATTTGTTGAATGGTACTGAAACTAAAGCCTtcgataaatttttttcaagtgaTCCATTTCCATTATTgaat GAATTCAATGAATGGGTCATCAAGTTTATGACTATAAATGAAGATATTCTTAAACTTAGAGATCGAgtggaattaaatttaataacattagaTGTATCTGAG CAAATTATTTCtgggtaa
- the LOC115033185 gene encoding nuclear pore complex protein NUP62-like — protein sequence MSMFNLSSANNAGSAATPQFGFGTSLGVCPSSSTPSTTTTFSNLGATNKRQAKNTQCSSFGNVGAPTTSLSFGANPTLATNTTKPGFSLGNNAASNVPLNLSFGSTATTTASPFSLGTAALNVKPTTTLTGTQLALGTTANITTSAAPVPRGLGGLDTISNINQAQNKAVPALEMPVPDEILQLVNNLKQVLYLKTLMVLASLMRSTDKFVTH from the exons ATGTCTATGTTTAATTTAAGTAGTGCGAATAACGCAGGAAGTGCAGCAAC CCCTCAATTTGGATTTGGAACATCGCTAGGAGTCTGTCCATCATCATCAACACCATCAACCACAACTACTTTTAGTAATTTGGGGGCCACTAATAAAAGGCAAGCTAAAAATACACAATGTTCTTCATTTGGTAATGTAGGCGCTCCTACAACTTCATTATCATTTGGAGCTAATCCTACATTAGCAACAAATACAACTAAACCAG gaTTTTCCCTTGGTAACAATGCAGCTTCAAATGTTCCATTAAATCTTTCTTTTGGCTCAACTGCAACTACAACTGCTTCTCCTTTTTCACTTGGAACTGCAGCATTGAATGTCAAACCTACAACAACTCTTACTGGTACACAATTGGCATTAGGAACAACTGCTAATATAACTACTTCTGCTGCTCCTG ttCCTCGTGGTCTTGGTGGTCTagatacaatttcaaatataaaccaag cACAAAATAAAGCTGTGCCTGCTCTTGAAATGCCTGTGCCTGATGAAATTTTACAATTAGTCAATAATTTAAAGCAAgtattgtatttgaaaacattaatg GTGCTAGCTAGTCTTATGCGTTCTACAGACAAGTTTGTGACACATTAG
- the LOC115033022 gene encoding nuclear pore complex protein NUP62-like, producing MSMFNLSGANNAGSAATPQFGFGTSLGVCPSSSTPSTTTTFSNLGATNKRQAKNTQCSSFGNVGAPTTSLSFGANPTLATNTTKPGFSLGNNAASNVPLNLSFGSTATTTASPFSLGTAALNVKPTTTLTGTQLTLGTTANITTSAAPVPRGLGGLDTISNINQAQNKAVPALEMPVPDEILQLVNNLKQVLYLKTLMRFS from the exons ATGTCTATGTTTAATTTAAGTGGTGCGAATAACGCAGGAAGTGCAGCAAC CCCTCAATTTGGATTTGGAACATCGCTAGGAGTCTGTCCATCATCATCAACACCATCAACCACAACTACTTTTAGTAACTTGGGGGCCACTAATAAAAGGCAAGCTAAAAATACACAATGTTCTTCATTTGGTAATGTAGGCGCTCCTACAACTTCATTATCATTTGGAGCTAATCCTACATTAGCAACAAATACAACTAAACCAG gaTTTTCCCTTGGTAACAATGCAGCTTCAAATGTTCCATTAAATCTTTCTTTTGGCTCAACTGCAACTACAACTGCTTCTCCTTTTTCACTTGGAACTGCAGCATTGAATGTCAAACCTACAACAACTCTTACTGGTACACAATTGACATTAGGAACAACTGCTAATATAACTACTTCTGCTGCTCCTG ttCCTCGTGGTCTTGGTGGTCTagatacaatttcaaatataaaccaag cACAAAATAAAGCTGTGCCTGCTCTTGAAATGCCTGTGCCTGATGAAATTTTACAATTAGTCAATAATTTAAAGCAAgtattgtatttgaaaacattaatg AGATTTTCTTAA
- the LOC100571394 gene encoding uncharacterized protein LOC100571394, producing MSTELARMSSKSSNEVTRDITLCQKNLQFIEHNLDKQKTSVQKLKYETNKCLQDFEIAQCNHDHPAMVQINMESNIKYFAELIKSLQEKENILKNEIENTQQYLATLPYNNNVTVDELRRIGDMYYKNIIALAGHLYDIHNEVQVLKSRHLSFRREILNDNTNIFQLNQNLSSSNFFTSHPDTTGPNPFLGLTSAALNFGTFGLDQSGVLRNQD from the exons ATGAGCACTGAATTGGCACGCATGTCATCTAAAAGTTCAAATGAAGTCACAAGGGATATAACATTgtgtcaaaaaaatttacagtttatagaacataatttagataaacaaaaaacatctgttcaaaagttaaaatatgaaactaataag TGTTTACAAGATTTTGAAATTGCTCAATGTAATCATGACCATCCAGCAATGGTTCAAATAAATATGGAATCTAATATCAAATACTTTGCCGAGCTTATCAAATCATTACAAGAGaaagaaaacatattaaaaaatgaaattgaaaatactcaACAATATTTAGCAACATTGCCTTATAATAACAATGTCACGGTGGATG agtTGAGAAGAATCGGGGATATGTATTACAAGAATATAATTGCATTAGCTGGTCATTTGTACGATATACACAATGAAGTACAAGTGTTAAAATCAAGACATTTGTCTTTTCGAagagaaattttaaatgataatacaaatatttttcaattgaaccAAAATCTAAGTTCATCTAATTTCTTTACATCTCATCCGGATACTACTGGTCCTAATCCATTTTTAGGGttaa cTTCAGCAGCACTAAACTTTGGAACATTTGGATTAGACCAGTCTGGTGTTCTTCGAAACCAAG attaG